In Bombus huntii isolate Logan2020A chromosome 3, iyBomHunt1.1, whole genome shotgun sequence, a single genomic region encodes these proteins:
- the LOC126864273 gene encoding uncharacterized protein LOC126864273: protein MMEVISTRRYEARPPSASVPPILIDPENSVALVKEEEWETRKKKEITTTRQIETRVKRQVVLEDGEVVVDSGPLVTTNTTEDVEQQEHTTQERRTTGDQPQEVEWPTGGRNSADAGSIVQKELNETVVRSREEIEERLETEDRQQLGDISDEAYQKAVRSNRGDLRVALAESSKQLASQTGPRVVQHTTKSNKVIDTEKTLEKKELKADGLIVTERKRTVEHEEIKDHEVPDDGSDINGDDASEKKKESSHRFVKKRDEDVVDYISGGERVAREMRYVAETTEGERIGDWTSSPTAMRTTRFHKHSGFPGESFPTRKDVLTKKPLDFEEEDEARKFETSKWLESHFGSESRSSHGSIDADDSPLPTSANTSYINITMKSCAPKERDYQNVNSNRHQRRSTGRDSASPSGYFHGISEWSERYQGKERQSQARTSSPQYVEAAHTNGYAQDHSRNQGESTYSKTYESVLRREHQESFDRPRTPPSPPVRRRSKEQWITRSEEKTSLNDSIPGRTTSPVHVVQRTWESRNRNVQEQAVERDNWKKSTSRSRSTSPMPELNSRDSKKSTEFSTSTPARPAKSSGHSKYKIGESFRKLVGKLRSASSERKNKRSNSSSISQLTQTDDSGPTYMQYNVIDKNIPLINERDTEERPPERPPRNHATVNNNSNKISKTAKTSAQVVQEQWQRSESTPPLHRYYLGEDPFGGSIYGREKGYRDARRSGKPRGRATAETEYSVASSSLGRFSKSTSRLVNDHEREEHFRSTQTLPRNLHAGGQYVRSQTLARRQQPVSNAIKLGTSHAIVPSSGNQSRQYGSMINISIKNTVTSPKVAVPTNVQPPAKPERSYRSSLLRSKSFNVEADRNGTDTAPPKIPYTSNLQLNRLDETPPLKSPGILASISRSNRDLLKSSRHEY, encoded by the exons ATGATGGAGGTGATTTCAACACGGCGATACGAGGCTCGTCCACCGTCAGCGAGCGTTCCACCGATTCTC aTCGACCCTGAGAATTCCGTGGCTTTGGTCAAAGAAG AGGAATGGGAGactcgaaagaaaaaagaaataacgacCACCAGACAGATCGAGACGAGAGTGAAGCGACAGGTTGTACTCGAGGATGGCGAGGTCGTGGTCGATTCAGGGCCTCTGGTTACCACGAATACTACCGAAGACGTCGAGCAACAGGAGCATACCACGCAAGAA AGACGAACAACCGGTGATCAACCACAAGAAGTTGAATGGCCAACAGGTGGAAGAAACTCTGCCGATGCCGGTAGCATTGTCCAGAAGGAATTAAACGAGACGGTAGTGAGGAGTCGCGAGGAAATCGAGGAGAGGCTGGAGACAGAAGATCGTCAACAATTGGGAGATATCTCGGACGAG GCGTATCAGAAGGCTGTAAGAAGCAACCGGGGCGATCTGAGAGTGGCCCTTGCTGAATCTTCCAAGCAATTGGCGTCTCAAACGGGTCCCAGGGTCGTCCAGCACACGACCAAGTCGAACAAGGTGATCGACACTGAGAAAACCTTGGAAAAGAAGGAGCTTAAAGCCGATGGATTGATCGTTACTGAGAGGAAACGAACGGTTGAGCATGAGGAG ATTAAAGACCACGAGGTTCCCGATGACGGAAGCGACATAAATGGTGACGACGCGTcggagaaaaaaaaggaaagctCGCATAGGTTCGTTAAAAAGAGGGACGAGGACGTGGTCGACTATATCTCAGGTGGCGAGAGGGTCGCCCGTGAAATGCGCTACGTCGCAGAGACCACCGAGGGAGAACGAATCGGAGATTGGACATCATCGCCTACAGCCATGCGAACTACTCGTTTCCATAAACATTCTG GCTTTCCCGGAGAGAGCTTCCCAACACGGAAGGATGTTTTAACAAAAAAACCATTGGATTTTGAGGAGGAAGATGAAGCGAGAAAGTTTGAAACGTCTAAATGGTTGGAGAGCCATTTTGGTAGCGAGTCGCGTTCTTCTCATGGATCCATCGATGCTGACGACTCTCCTCTTCCAACTAGCGCGAATACCAGCTACATTAACATTACTATGAAGTCTTGTGCTCCTAAGGAACGGGATTATCAGAATGTGAACTCTAATCGACATCAACGACGCAGTACTGGTCGTGATTCAGCGTCACCTTCGGGATATTTTCACGGCATAAGCGAGTGGTCTGAGAGATACCAAGGGAAAG AGAGACAAAGTCAAGCAAGAACAAGTTCTCCGCAATACGTCGAAGCAGCTCATACAAACGGATATGCTCAGGATCACTCAAGGAACCAAGGTGAATCGACGTACTCAAAAACTTATGAATCTGTTCTTCGTCGCGAACACCAAGAATCGTTTGATCGACCACGTACTCCACCATCTCCACCTGTTCGACGAAGGTCGAAAGAACAG TGGATAACGAGGTCCGAAGAAAAGACCAGTTTAAACGACTCGATACCAGGTCGTACTACCAGCCCAGTTCACGTCGTACAAAGAACTTGGGAAAGTCGCAATCGAAATGTCCAAGAGCAGGCAGTGGAGCGAGACAACTGGAAGAAATCAACGTCAAGATCTCGATCAACGTCACCCATGCCAGAATTGAATTCACGCGACAGTAAAAAATCAACTGAATTTTCGACTTCGACTCCTGCTCGTCCCGCAAAAA GTTCGGGACATTCGAAATATAAGATCGGCGAGTCTTTCAGGAAACTAGTAGGGAAATTGCGCTCTGCTAGCAGCGAAAGGAAGAATAAACGGTCCAATAGCAGCTCTATTTCTCAATTGACTCAGACTGACGACAGTGGGCCGACCTACATGCAGTACAATGTGATCGACAAAAACATTCCTCTGATAAACGAAAGGGATACCGAGGAAAGGCCTCCTGAAAGACCACCTAGGAACCATGCTACCGTGAACAATAATTCGAATAAGATCTCGAAAACAGCGAAAACTAGCGCCCAAGTGGTACAAGAACAATGGCAACGCAGCGAATCAACGCCACCATTGCACAGGTATTACCTCGGAGAGGATCCCTTCGGAGGAAGCATCTACGGCCGCGAAAAAGGATACCGAGATGCGAGAAGATCTGGGAAACCACGTGGTAGAGCTACCGCTGAAACCGAGTACAG CGTCGCATCCAGTTCACTTGGCAGATTTAGCAAGTCAACCAGTCGGCTAGTCAACGATCACGAGCGAGAGGAACATTTTAGGAGCACTCAAACCTTGCCGAGGAACCTGCATGCCGGAGGACAATACGTACGGTCGCAGACTCTAGCAAGACGCCAGCAACCGGTTTCTAATGCAATCAAATTGGGAACGTCACACGCCATCGTTCCGTCATCGGGGAACCAGTCGCGTCAGTACGGAAGCATGATCAATATCTCCATCAAGAACACGGTTACGTCGCCAAAGGTGGCGGTACCGACCAACGTCCAACCGCCGGCCAAGCCGGAACGAAGCTACAGATCGTCGTTGTTACGTAGCAAGAGCTTTAACGTCGAAGCTGACAGAAACGGCACTGACACGGCACCCCCCAAAATACCGTACACATCTAACTTGCAATTAAATAGATTGGACGAGACACCTCCGTTGAAGAGTCCCGGCATTTTGGCCAGTATCAGTCGTAGTAACAGGGATTTGTTGAAAAGCAGCAGACACGAGtattga
- the LOC126864294 gene encoding protein singed wings 2 isoform X1 → MWKALSYVFLITFFSMNPQLSLANANEENCELRQTNSNTSTECNFKEEDHRLVCFHGLEDKWKTGDENVLTLVLCYWPLTTFDPQNVLQGFSSLKKLTIREGNLTKLVSSFPNESRSIEKLEITGTKLKKLPENTFVNLSNLKSLDFRNNSFPEIDVETFNISSLHYIYLSGNPLKCTEDTKWILNKETGSLGHKIADKEHLRCTVPYDGRSLIPVVEIIITLKEECTKTVCECELVYVFGNGGKHIQKQLTAFVSVNCSHRGLTEMPNFLPANTTTLHLSGNKIQDLRPLTTNPVYKGVEDLYLNDNMIESIVQLEGSSWVDRFRLLSLRGNKLTDLPTYALENVLLHNGNAVSLYLGENPWRCDCLFTPGFQELLIRYTNLIKDINDVRCSPTNGDDISDRIIKDLRRTEICVSSDEDPIIHPLDILNIILAFLILLIIGKVLYDYWSFKKTGKLPWIVAKIP, encoded by the exons ATGTGGAAAGCGTTAAGTTACGTTTTTTT GATAACGTTCTTCTCGATGAATCCGCAACTCTCGTTGGCGAacgcgaacgaagaaaattgcGAGCTACGTCAAACGAACTCGAACACGAGCACCGAATGCAATTTTAAGGAAGAAGATCACCGTTTGGTTTGTTTTCATGGCCTCGAGGATAAATGGAAGACTGG AGATGAGAACGTGCTAACATTGGTGCTTTGCTATTGGCCCCTGACGACCTTCGATCCTCAGAATGTTCTACAGGGATTTTCTTCCTTGAAAAAGTTAACAATCAGAGAAGGAAACTTGACTAAATTAGTGTCATCCTTCCCAAACGAGTCTCGATCGATTGAG AAATTGGAAATAACTGGaactaaattaaaaaaactTCCAGAAAATACGTTCGTCAATCTTTCGAACTTAAAGAGCCTGGATTTTCGAAATAACAGCTTTCCAGAAATCGATGTTGAAACTTTCAACATCTCCTCGTTACATTACATTTATCTTtctg GCAATCCTTTGAAATGTACGGAGGATACGAAGTGGATTCTAAACAAAGAAACGGGTTCATTGGGTCACAAAATCGCTGATAAAGAACATTTACGTTGCACAGTTCCTTATGACGGCAGGTCACTGATTCCAGTTgtggaaataattatt ACGTTGAAAGAGGAATGTACAAAGACTGTATGCGAGTGTGAATTAGTATACGTATTTGGTAACGGAGGGAAACATATTCAGAAGCAACTGACGGCCTTTGTTTCGGTGAACTGTAGTCATCGTGGATTAACCGAGATGCCAAATTTCCTACCCGCCAACACCACTACTCTTCATTTATCTGGAAACAAA ATTCAGGATTTGAGGCCACTCACGACAAATCCTGTGTATAAAGGAGTAGAGGACTTATATCTGAATGATAATATGATCGAATCGATCGTTCAATTGGAGGGGTCTAGTTGGGTGGATCGTTTTCGATTGCTTAGTCTCCGTGGAAACAAATTAACAGAT TTGCCTACGTATGCCCTAGAAAACGTGTTACTACACAATGGAAACGCAGTAAGTTTGTATCTTGGAGAAAACCCATGGAGATGCGACTGTCTTTTTACACCAGGTTTCCAG GAGCTCCTCATTAGGTATacgaatttaataaaagacATTAATGATGTCAGATGTTCGCCTACCAACGGGGATGACATTTCTGATAGAATT ATAAAAGACCTGAGGCGCACTGAAATTTGCGTTTCCTCGGACGAAGATCCTATAATTCATCCCTTggacattttaaatattatcctAGCATTTCTGATACTTTTGATCATCGGAAAAGTGCTGTACGACTATTGGTCTTTCAAAAAAACTGGCAAGCTGCCTTGGATCGTTGCTAAGATACCATAA
- the LOC126864291 gene encoding uncharacterized protein LOC126864291 isoform X1 has protein sequence MSERQDSTCQKYELPKSLQGTEDAEFVWNMITERFPNAAPLLCEMETVIDRAEDLLQQLRAPCREIETSTSFFTQDSEDSTVMFSARGSVITENDTIEDSDAISKNVAEIQVSESSIDEREVNLIDETQNLVTKEQDIGNKSSDSLMMNSSTTQKFSSDESASLNVETNTTKLMKETCSLEEWGKIADAAMRQDAAEVQSVKKTINMFEKRANFEETKMESHSIKKHEDSCITLHRQETCADVGDSVMEIGSHRTASQKFIVDKDDAINLSIQGSGDDSSSKIVSQRTPLNILEAYAKRCKIPVEYEYTSDCSHRHKSNVYVIRGNFAGFAATSRGLTEESTKNDLAAKILQMIANQEMKDEKLGALVDLTQEELLEIINLGADGLRETAQRKLYQLCLKKGVPVPKYCVEKMKTYQGLTYVATCSALGYISEGRGVRECVAKKTAADELYHQYCEDQKAESKVSFLSLIIYAYYRDQDSSDLYLLYYIFYLKFSFLLICALQFV, from the exons ATGTCTGAACGCCAAGATTCTACATgtcaaaaatatgaattaccAAAATCATTGCAAGGTACAGAGGATGCCGAGTTCGTCTGGAACATGATAACCGAAAGATTCCCAAATGCGGCACCGCTTTTATGTGAAATGGAGACGGTTATCGATCGAGCCGAAGATCTTCTTCAGCAATTACGAGCACCTTGTCGTGAAATTG AAACATCTACCTCTTTCTTTACACAAGATTCAGAAGACTCAACTGTAATGTTTTCCGCTAGGGGATCGGTAATCACTGAAAATGAC ACTATAGAAGATAGTGATGCAATAAGTAAGAACGTGGCCGAGATACAAGTTTCAGAAAGCAGTATCGACGAACGAGAAGTTAATTTAATTGATGAAACTCAAAATTTGGTTACTAAAGAACAAGATATAGGAAATAAATCTAGTGACTCGCTGATGATGAATAGTTCTACTACGCAGAAGTTTTCAAGCGATGAATCTGCTTCTCTTAACGTTGAAACAA ATACCACTAAATTGATGAAAGAGACGTGTAGCTTGGAGGAGTGGGGTAAAATAGCAGATGCTGCTATGCGACAAGACGCTG CCGAGGTGCAATCTGTTAAAAAAACAATTAACATGTTTGAAAAACGAGCCAATTTCGAAGAAACTAAAATGGAAAGCCACAgtataaaaa AACACGAGGATTCTTGTATTACACTACACCGCCAAGAAACATGTGCTGACGTTGGTGATTCCGTTATGGAAATTGGCTCCCATCGAACCGCAAGTCAAAAATTTATCGTCGATAAAGATGATGCGATAAATCTTTCAATTCAA GGTAGTGGTGACGACAGTTCATCGAAAATCGTTAGTCAAAGAACGCCATTAAACATTTTAGAGGCATATGCAAAACGTTGCAAAATACCAGTTGAATATGAATACACAAGTGACTGTTCACATCGTCACAAATCGAACGTCTATGTAATACGTGGAAATTTCGCTGGATTTGCTG CAACATCTAGAGGTTTAACCGAAGAATCAACAAAGAACGACTTAGCCGcgaaaattttacaaatgaTTGCGAATCAGGAGATGAAGGACGAAAAGCTAGGTGCTCTCGTGGATCTTACACAGGAAGA ACTGTTGGAAATAATTAATCTAGGCGCGGACGGTCTGAGAGAAACAGCTCAAAGAAAGTTATATCAACTTTGTCTTAAAAAAGGAGTTCCAGTTCCAAAGTATTGTgtggaaaaaatgaaaacttATCAGGGTTTGACTTACGTTGCTACTTGCTCTGCGTTAGGCTATATCAGCGAAG gTCGTGGCGTGAGAGAGTGTGTGGCAAAGAAAACAGCCGCTGACGAATTGTATCATCAATATTGCGAGGATCAAAAAGCAGAATCGAAGGTGAGCTTCCTTAGTCTTATAATCTATGCATATTACAGAGATCAGGATTCTAgtgatctttatttattatattatattttctacctgaagttttcttttcttttaatttgtGCTTTACAATTTGTCTAA
- the LOC126864294 gene encoding protein singed wings 2 isoform X2: MAPLITFFSMNPQLSLANANEENCELRQTNSNTSTECNFKEEDHRLVCFHGLEDKWKTGDENVLTLVLCYWPLTTFDPQNVLQGFSSLKKLTIREGNLTKLVSSFPNESRSIEKLEITGTKLKKLPENTFVNLSNLKSLDFRNNSFPEIDVETFNISSLHYIYLSGNPLKCTEDTKWILNKETGSLGHKIADKEHLRCTVPYDGRSLIPVVEIIITLKEECTKTVCECELVYVFGNGGKHIQKQLTAFVSVNCSHRGLTEMPNFLPANTTTLHLSGNKIQDLRPLTTNPVYKGVEDLYLNDNMIESIVQLEGSSWVDRFRLLSLRGNKLTDLPTYALENVLLHNGNAVSLYLGENPWRCDCLFTPGFQELLIRYTNLIKDINDVRCSPTNGDDISDRIIKDLRRTEICVSSDEDPIIHPLDILNIILAFLILLIIGKVLYDYWSFKKTGKLPWIVAKIP, translated from the exons ATGGCGCCTCT GATAACGTTCTTCTCGATGAATCCGCAACTCTCGTTGGCGAacgcgaacgaagaaaattgcGAGCTACGTCAAACGAACTCGAACACGAGCACCGAATGCAATTTTAAGGAAGAAGATCACCGTTTGGTTTGTTTTCATGGCCTCGAGGATAAATGGAAGACTGG AGATGAGAACGTGCTAACATTGGTGCTTTGCTATTGGCCCCTGACGACCTTCGATCCTCAGAATGTTCTACAGGGATTTTCTTCCTTGAAAAAGTTAACAATCAGAGAAGGAAACTTGACTAAATTAGTGTCATCCTTCCCAAACGAGTCTCGATCGATTGAG AAATTGGAAATAACTGGaactaaattaaaaaaactTCCAGAAAATACGTTCGTCAATCTTTCGAACTTAAAGAGCCTGGATTTTCGAAATAACAGCTTTCCAGAAATCGATGTTGAAACTTTCAACATCTCCTCGTTACATTACATTTATCTTtctg GCAATCCTTTGAAATGTACGGAGGATACGAAGTGGATTCTAAACAAAGAAACGGGTTCATTGGGTCACAAAATCGCTGATAAAGAACATTTACGTTGCACAGTTCCTTATGACGGCAGGTCACTGATTCCAGTTgtggaaataattatt ACGTTGAAAGAGGAATGTACAAAGACTGTATGCGAGTGTGAATTAGTATACGTATTTGGTAACGGAGGGAAACATATTCAGAAGCAACTGACGGCCTTTGTTTCGGTGAACTGTAGTCATCGTGGATTAACCGAGATGCCAAATTTCCTACCCGCCAACACCACTACTCTTCATTTATCTGGAAACAAA ATTCAGGATTTGAGGCCACTCACGACAAATCCTGTGTATAAAGGAGTAGAGGACTTATATCTGAATGATAATATGATCGAATCGATCGTTCAATTGGAGGGGTCTAGTTGGGTGGATCGTTTTCGATTGCTTAGTCTCCGTGGAAACAAATTAACAGAT TTGCCTACGTATGCCCTAGAAAACGTGTTACTACACAATGGAAACGCAGTAAGTTTGTATCTTGGAGAAAACCCATGGAGATGCGACTGTCTTTTTACACCAGGTTTCCAG GAGCTCCTCATTAGGTATacgaatttaataaaagacATTAATGATGTCAGATGTTCGCCTACCAACGGGGATGACATTTCTGATAGAATT ATAAAAGACCTGAGGCGCACTGAAATTTGCGTTTCCTCGGACGAAGATCCTATAATTCATCCCTTggacattttaaatattatcctAGCATTTCTGATACTTTTGATCATCGGAAAAGTGCTGTACGACTATTGGTCTTTCAAAAAAACTGGCAAGCTGCCTTGGATCGTTGCTAAGATACCATAA
- the LOC126864326 gene encoding SUMO-conjugating enzyme UBC9-B, whose protein sequence is MSGIAIARLAEERKAWRKDHPFGFVARPVKNQDGTLNLMNWECAIPGKKSTPWEGGLYKLRMIFKDDYPSSPPKCKFEPPLFHPNVYPSGTVCLSLLDEEKDWRPAITIKQILLGIQDLLNEPNVKDPAQAEAYTIYCQNRLEYEKRVRAQARAMAPQE, encoded by the exons ATGTCAGGCATTGCGATTGCTAGGCTCGCCGAAGAGCGAAAAGCATGGAGGAAAGATCATCCTTTT GGATTTGTAGCACGACCTGTTAAAAATCAAGATGGGACACTTAACTTGATGAATTGGGAATGTGCAATACCAGGGAAAAAATCT ACACCATGGGAGGGTGGATTGTACAAATTACGCATGATCTTCAAGGATGACTATCCTTCTAGTCCAccaaaatgtaaatttgaaCCTCCTTTATTTCACCCAAATGTCTACCCTTCAGGAACAGTATGTTTGTCTCTCttggacgaagaaaaggaTTGGAGGCCTGCCATTACAATTAAACAAATTCTCCTTGGTATACAAGATTTATTAAATGAACCAAATGTCAAAGATCCAGCTCAAGCAGAAGCATATACAATATATtg tCAAAATCGCTTGGAGTATGAAAAACGTGTAAGAGCTCAAGCGAGAGCAATGGCTCCACAGGAATAA
- the LOC126864325 gene encoding vitamin K epoxide reductase complex subunit 1-like protein 1 has translation MTAMKKSIRKLNTKIITTCIVGFALSYYAYYVELAKEEDDLYEAVCDINEHVSCTKAFSSKYGKGFGIIPETSLLYAPNSIYGLMFYLLVAILSISNKYVTSALVVTLEICANLGTFYLAYILYKLSNICVVCVSLYVVNAILLMLAVKKQRKLYRNNGTNKKKRSK, from the exons ATGACTGCAATGAAGAAATCTATACGAAAATTAAACACTAAAATTATCACAACATGTATCGTAGGTTTTGCTCTTTCTTACTATGCATATTACGTGGAATTAGCAAAGGAAGAGGATGATTTGTACGAAGCAGTGTGCGATATTAACGAACATGTTAGTTGCACCAAAGCATTTTCTTCCAA ATATGGGAAAGGTTTTGGAATAATTCCAGAAACATCTCTTTTATACGCGCCAAATTCTATATATGGATTAATGTTTTATCTTTTGGTCGCAATACTAA gtATATCAAATAAGTATGTTACATCAGCCCTTGTCGTAACATTAGAAATCTGTGCGAaccttggtacgttttatctGGCTTACATTTTGTACAAATTAAGCAATATTTGTGTAGTTTGTGTTAGTCTGTATGTCGTAAATGCTATTCTTTTAATGCTTGCTGTTAAAAAGCAGCGAAAACTATATCGAAATAATGGCAcaaataagaagaaaagatcgaaataa
- the LOC126864291 gene encoding uncharacterized protein LOC126864291 isoform X2, with translation MSERQDSTCQKYELPKSLQGTEDAEFVWNMITERFPNAAPLLCEMETVIDRAEDLLQQLRAPCREIETSTSFFTQDSEDSTVMFSARGSVITENDTIEDSDAISKNVAEIQVSESSIDEREVNLIDETQNLVTKEQDIGNKSSDSLMMNSSTTQKFSSDESASLNVETNTTKLMKETCSLEEWGKIADAAMRQDAAEVQSVKKTINMFEKRANFEETKMESHSIKKHEDSCITLHRQETCADVGDSVMEIGSHRTASQKFIVDKDDAINLSIQGSGDDSSSKIVSQRTPLNILEAYAKRCKIPVEYEYTSDCSHRHKSNVYVIRGNFAGFAATSRGLTEESTKNDLAAKILQMIANQEMKDEKLGALVDLTQEELLEIINLGADGLRETAQRKLYQLCLKKGVPVPKYCVEKMKTYQGLTYVATCSALGYISEGRGVRECVAKKTAADELYHQYCEDQKAESKINEE, from the exons ATGTCTGAACGCCAAGATTCTACATgtcaaaaatatgaattaccAAAATCATTGCAAGGTACAGAGGATGCCGAGTTCGTCTGGAACATGATAACCGAAAGATTCCCAAATGCGGCACCGCTTTTATGTGAAATGGAGACGGTTATCGATCGAGCCGAAGATCTTCTTCAGCAATTACGAGCACCTTGTCGTGAAATTG AAACATCTACCTCTTTCTTTACACAAGATTCAGAAGACTCAACTGTAATGTTTTCCGCTAGGGGATCGGTAATCACTGAAAATGAC ACTATAGAAGATAGTGATGCAATAAGTAAGAACGTGGCCGAGATACAAGTTTCAGAAAGCAGTATCGACGAACGAGAAGTTAATTTAATTGATGAAACTCAAAATTTGGTTACTAAAGAACAAGATATAGGAAATAAATCTAGTGACTCGCTGATGATGAATAGTTCTACTACGCAGAAGTTTTCAAGCGATGAATCTGCTTCTCTTAACGTTGAAACAA ATACCACTAAATTGATGAAAGAGACGTGTAGCTTGGAGGAGTGGGGTAAAATAGCAGATGCTGCTATGCGACAAGACGCTG CCGAGGTGCAATCTGTTAAAAAAACAATTAACATGTTTGAAAAACGAGCCAATTTCGAAGAAACTAAAATGGAAAGCCACAgtataaaaa AACACGAGGATTCTTGTATTACACTACACCGCCAAGAAACATGTGCTGACGTTGGTGATTCCGTTATGGAAATTGGCTCCCATCGAACCGCAAGTCAAAAATTTATCGTCGATAAAGATGATGCGATAAATCTTTCAATTCAA GGTAGTGGTGACGACAGTTCATCGAAAATCGTTAGTCAAAGAACGCCATTAAACATTTTAGAGGCATATGCAAAACGTTGCAAAATACCAGTTGAATATGAATACACAAGTGACTGTTCACATCGTCACAAATCGAACGTCTATGTAATACGTGGAAATTTCGCTGGATTTGCTG CAACATCTAGAGGTTTAACCGAAGAATCAACAAAGAACGACTTAGCCGcgaaaattttacaaatgaTTGCGAATCAGGAGATGAAGGACGAAAAGCTAGGTGCTCTCGTGGATCTTACACAGGAAGA ACTGTTGGAAATAATTAATCTAGGCGCGGACGGTCTGAGAGAAACAGCTCAAAGAAAGTTATATCAACTTTGTCTTAAAAAAGGAGTTCCAGTTCCAAAGTATTGTgtggaaaaaatgaaaacttATCAGGGTTTGACTTACGTTGCTACTTGCTCTGCGTTAGGCTATATCAGCGAAG gTCGTGGCGTGAGAGAGTGTGTGGCAAAGAAAACAGCCGCTGACGAATTGTATCATCAATATTGCGAGGATCAAAAAGCAGAATCGAAG ATAAATGAAGAGTAG